GAGCTACGGGCATGAGAAGTCGTGTCGAACGATGTAGCGGCTTCTGCATAAATACCATTAAACCAACGTAATACGAGTTACGACTTTATCAATCATGGCAAAGAATAAGAATGGTTCTGCGAATAGCGCAGGAAACACGAATGCCTCCTCATCTGTGGATGAGCTACTGCTGGCGGCCCTTGAGCGCGGCGACGATAGTTTTGAAACGGGCCGCTACCTAGTCACCTTCAAAGATGGCGCCGGCGACCAGGGCCTACAGTCCCTCGGTACCCAGGGCATGCGGGTGGCCGATGCCCGCGATTTTGATGGGCAGGCGGCTACCCTGGAAAATATTGGCGACGCCGACGCCGTTGTGTTTCCGGAAATTGGGGTGGCACTTATTGGCGGAAATGCCGCGCAGGAGCGGAGTATGGGCGCGCAGATGGAAATTGCCAGTGATAGCCCCATTGAAATCATTGAGCCTGAGCATTTCGTGTTCGCCGAACAGTTTTTCAGAGAGGCAGCGTACCTGTCTGCTACCAAAACTAATGGCAACGGCTCAAATGGCGGCGGGGTTAATGAGTATCTGCGGGGGTTTCTGGAAGCTACTGATACTATCACAAAGCACCTGCAACATGGCAAGGGCTACACGGAGGTAGATGAACTGGACGAAGAAACCATGGTGCTGGGTGCCACCTGGGGACTGAACGTATGCAAAGTGCCCCCCAGTCTGCGCAGTGGCCTTGGCATACGGGTAGCAGTGCTGGATACGGGCTTTAACATTGGGCATCCAGACTTCGTGGGACGCCCTATCATTGGCGCAACCTTCGTGGGCCAGCCAGTGCAAGACCTGCATAGCCATGGTACGCATTGTATTGGCACCGCGTGCGGACCCAAATCGCCGGCGGGTACCACTCCACGCTACGGTATTGGGTACCGGTCCTCCATCTTTGCAGGCAAAGTGCTGAGCAATACCGGGTCAAGTGTTGGTGGAAGTGTGCTGGCGGGCATGAACTGGGCCATTGCCAACCGCTGCCCCGTAATTTCGATGTCGCTAGGCGGCACGGGAGGTGTACAGGCTGCCTACACGGCCGCGGGCCAGGCTGCCCTGAATAATGGGTGTCTTATCATTGCTGCCGCAGGGAATAGCAGCGGCCCTACTGGCTACCCCGCTAACTCACCCACAATTATGTCGGTAGCCTCGCTCGATATGAGTCTGTCGCCATCTTCATTCTCCAACTTTGGTAAAGTTGATATTGCTGCTCCTGGTCGCGATGTGTTCTCGTCAGCGCCTATGCCACGCCGGTATACTACCATGAGTGGTACCAGCATGGCTACTCCACACGTAGCCGGTTGTGCGGCATTATGGGCCGAGACATCACCAAACATGCGGGGCCTTACCTTGTGGCGGCGGCTGCAGGCGTCAGCCAAACGCCTGCCATTCTCCACAGCACGGGTCGGTGCCGGCTTAGTACAGGCTCCCTGAAGCAGCGGCTGAGATTAAATACGTAACTTAACTAGCATAGCCACCGGCTGACCGTAGCTGGTGGCTATGCTACTAACAGGAAGCTTCTATATGGCTGCAAAAAAACGATGGACAGTCACCATGTCTGGTGAAAAGCCTCTGTCTGAGGTAACAAAGCATCTACGCGAAACAGGATTTGATGTCGATCAGGTGCTGGACGTAATTGGCTGCGTGACCGGAACCGCAAACGACGACGTGGCCGCCCGCCTACGGAAGCTGCCTGGCGTCGCGGCCGTTGAGGCGGAGCCGGGGATAGATATTGGGCCACCTGATGCTCCTATCACTTGGTAGCCCTAGCTATTCTAAAACCCTAACGAAGTCAGTAGCTACCTATCTGTTTGTTCCTCTCTCCTTCGTTCCGCAGAAGGTGAGAATGATAATGCCTCCTTTATAAAGCTACCGTGACTTTAGCGGTCAGGGCTTTATGAAGGAGGCATCGTGTTGATAGGGGGCTATCTGTATTGCAGGATGAAAAACTAAATACTCTTTAGGTAGTGTGCAGCCCAAAATTTTGGGGAGCAAAAGTGCCACTTCCGCTACCTTAGCCGCTATGCGCTACATCCTGCTGTTTGTCCTGCTGCTATTGGCTCAAATCACCTCGGCCCAAATCCAGAAAGCTGATATTCTTATCCGCAATGGCCGCCTCTACGACGGTACCGGCAATACCTGGACCTTGGGCGACGTAGCCATCCGGGCGGGCCGCATCGTAGCCGTAGGCCGACTTCCAGTCAACTACCCGGCCGATACCGTGCTGGATGCGAAGGGCCTGGCCGTGGCGCCGGGTTTTATTGATGTGCACACCCACATCGAAGACGACGAGGTGCGCCAGCCCACCGCCGATAACTTTATCTACGATGGCGTAACGACCGTGGTAACCGGCAACTGTGGCTCCTCGCGGTTGCCACTGGGGGGCTATTTTCAAACGCTGGACAGCCTAAGATTGTCGGTGAATGTCGCATCGTTGATTGGCCATGGCACCGTCCGCAAGGCTGTGATGGGCCGGGCGCAGCGCACGCCCACTGAAGCTGAGCTACAGCGCATGGAAAGCTTGGTAGACAGCGCCATGCTGGCCGGTGCGGTGGGATTATCGTCGGGGCTGATTTACATTCCCGGCACTTATTCACGGACGCCTGAGCTAGTTCGCTTGGCGCGGGTAGCGGGCCGTCGTCAGGGCCTCTACGCTACCCACATGCGCAACGAATCCGACAGCGTCACCTTCTCTATCCGGGAAGCGTTGCGCATCGGGCGCGAGGCTGGGCTGCCCGTCCAAATTTCTCATCTGAAGCTGGGTGGTCAACAAAACTGGGGACGTACTGCCGACCTGCTCAC
The window above is part of the Hymenobacter radiodurans genome. Proteins encoded here:
- a CDS encoding S8 family serine peptidase; this translates as MAKNKNGSANSAGNTNASSSVDELLLAALERGDDSFETGRYLVTFKDGAGDQGLQSLGTQGMRVADARDFDGQAATLENIGDADAVVFPEIGVALIGGNAAQERSMGAQMEIASDSPIEIIEPEHFVFAEQFFREAAYLSATKTNGNGSNGGGVNEYLRGFLEATDTITKHLQHGKGYTEVDELDEETMVLGATWGLNVCKVPPSLRSGLGIRVAVLDTGFNIGHPDFVGRPIIGATFVGQPVQDLHSHGTHCIGTACGPKSPAGTTPRYGIGYRSSIFAGKVLSNTGSSVGGSVLAGMNWAIANRCPVISMSLGGTGGVQAAYTAAGQAALNNGCLIIAAAGNSSGPTGYPANSPTIMSVASLDMSLSPSSFSNFGKVDIAAPGRDVFSSAPMPRRYTTMSGTSMATPHVAGCAALWAETSPNMRGLTLWRRLQASAKRLPFSTARVGAGLVQAP